One genomic window of Coffea eugenioides isolate CCC68of chromosome 1, Ceug_1.0, whole genome shotgun sequence includes the following:
- the LOC113760167 gene encoding tyrosine--tRNA ligase, chloroplastic/mitochondrial-like, whose protein sequence is MPFYIYLAAEEMSVAASAAAAAVGAGAVALFRLNRLPSSPSTSSCSCLLLKGLRAFAPFPYRYHFASYSTSSLLSQEAAAVASQLPRSHAANTSSNVVEILEQRGLLESLTSDSLRSVCSSSAPNQAPLRVYCGFDPTADSLHLGNLLGIIVLSWFLRCGHRAVALIGGATGRVGDPSGKSSERPELDLETLHKNISGISATICHILSRAAPIPDSVSILNNYEWWKDVRLLDFLKDVGRYARVGTMMSKESVRKRLESDQGMSYTEFTYQILQGYDFVHLFRQEGVSVQIGGSDQWGNITAGTDLIRRILRVEGAAHGLTFPLLLKSDGTKFGKSEDGAIWLSPSKLTPYNFYQYFFSVPDDDVVRFLKILTFLSLEEIARLERDMDTPGYVPNTAQRRLAEEVTRFVHGQEGLDEALKATEALRPGAATKLDAKTIEGIGEDVPSCSLPYDQVLSLSLLDLSVSSGLLESKSTARRLLKQGGLYLNNGRVDSEAKKIEANDIIDGKVILLSAGKKNKMVVRVS, encoded by the coding sequence ATGCCCTTTTATATATATCTAGCAGCAGAAGAGATGTCTGTGGCGGCTtcggctgctgctgctgctgttggGGCTGGGGCGGTCGCCTTGTTCAGACTAAACAGGTTGCCTTCTTCCCCCTCCACCTCCTCCTGCTCTTGTCTTCTTCTCAAAGGACTCCGAGCTTTTGCACCATTTCCATACCGATACCACTTCGCTTCTTATTCTACTTCTTCTTTGCTTTCACAAGAAGCAGCAGCTGTTGCTTCCCAACTTCCACGCTCACACGCCGCCAATACCTCCTCCAATGTGGTGGAAATTCTTGAACAGAGAGGCCTGCTGGAATCTCTCACCAGCGATAGTCTCAGGTCGGTCTGCTCCTCCTCTGCCCCTAACCAAGCACCTCTTCGAGTCTACTGTGGTTTTGACCCCACCGCTGATAGCCTCCACCTCGGCAATCTCCTTGGCATTATTGTCCTCTCTTGGTTCCTCCGCTGCGGTCATCGTGCTGTCGCCCTCATTGGGGGAGCCACCGGCCGCGTAGGCGACCCTTCTGGCAAGAGTTCCGAAAGGCCTGAGCTTGACCTTGAAACCCTCCATAAGAACATTTCTGGGATTTCCGCCACCATTTGCCACATTCTTAGCAGGGCTGCTCCTATCCCTGATTCTGTTTCTATCCTGAATAATTATGAGTGGTGGAAAGATGTTAGGCTGCTGGATTTCCTCAAGGATGTTGGGAGGTATGCGAGGGTGGGCACCATGATGTCCAAGGAAAGCGTCCGCAAGAGGCTTGAATCTGATCAGGGCATGAGCTACACTGAGTTCACCTACCAGATCCTGCAGGGCTACGACTTTGTCCATCTCTTTCGCCAAGAAGGAGTCTCTGTTCAGATCGGTGGCAGCGATCAATGGGGCAACATCACTGCCGGGACTGACCTTATCCGCAGAATTCTTCGCGTTGAAGGGGCAGCCCATGGACTCACATTCCCTCTCCTCCTCAAGAGTGATGGTACTAAATTTGGAAAATCAGAGGATGGTGCCATTTGGCTTTCCCCTTCCAAGTTGACCCCTTATAACTTTTACCAGTATTTCTTTTCAGTTCCTGATGATGATGTTGTTAGGTTCCTCAAGATACTTACTTTCTTGAGCTTGGAGGAGATTGCACGGCTGGAAAGGGACATGGATACCCCCGGCTATGTTCCCAACACTGCCCAGCGTAGGCTGGCTGAGGAGGTTACTCGCTTTGTACATGGCCAAGAGGGTCTGGACGAGGCTCTCAAGGCCACTGAGGCTCTGAGGCCTGGGGCAGCTACCAAGTTGGATGCTAAAACCATTGAGGGGATTGGAGAGGATGTTCCTTCTTGTTCGCTGCCTTACGATCAGGTCCTGAGTCTGTCTCTGTTGGATCTCTCCGTTTCAAGTGGATTGCTTGAGAGTAAATCAACAGCACGGCGTCTACTCAAGCAAGGAGGGCTTTATCTGAACAACGGTAGGGTTGACAGTGAGGCGAAAAAGATTGAGGCAAATGATATTATAGACGGAAAAGTTATCCTTTTATCTGCTGGAAAGAAGAATAAGATGGTTGTAAGAGTTTCTTGA
- the LOC113752204 gene encoding poly(ADP-ribose) glycohydrolase 1-like produces MCAKLVLNISTKNETHYRRQQQQPLDSNTTCLRLLDSQQPGLVLLSQELIAALLSCAFFSLFPAANRGATYLPAINFHHLFASLYGCYEEYQESKIKYIDLNVYEIFSLFLLFFC; encoded by the exons ATGTGTGCTAAATTGGTCCTTAATATTTCAACTAAAAATGAGACCCACTATCGGCGCCAGCAGCAGCAGCCCCTTGATAGTAATACAACTTGCCTCCGCTTGTTGGACTCCCAGCAGCCTGGCCTTGTGCTTCTCTCTCAA GAGTTGATTGCTGCTCTGCTTTCTTgcgctttcttttctttatttcctGCTGCTAATAGAGGTGCCACATATCTCCCAGCGATCAACTTTCATCATTTATTTGC GTCTCTATACGGGTGTTATGAGGAGTACCAGGAAAGCAAAATAAAGTACATTGATTTGAATGTATATGagattttttctctttttttattgtttttctgCTGA
- the LOC113767120 gene encoding thioredoxin-like fold domain-containing protein MRL7L, chloroplastic, producing the protein MDALRLQSWFSPIKIKGRKDSSSCYGDLSMRRKKQNQTLISSTWMSMNSLSRSPSWVHGFREYRLKTTKAVGVSEAEDGREKGSKKSGENSIPDDAFDMDDEERQAWRKKIREVISTNPAIDEEVDPDERRKKMQKLLADYPLVVEEDDPDWPEDADGWGFSLGQFFNKITIKNVKKDDDDNYDSENEIVWQDDDYIRPIKDITSAEWEEAVFKDISPLAVLVHNRYKRPKENEKIRNELENAVHIIWNCRLPSPRCVAIDGVNELGLVSALQVSVFPEFIFIKAGKILHREKSIRTADELPRMMAFFYFGAAMPPCLSGIKNIEEDIPSYSSNMRGLTEVTLNMKVEAKICRSASLTVRGGIITYMSCLLRTSSWCGYSHFNSTKFPS; encoded by the exons ATGGATGCATTGAGGCTGCAGTCTTGGTTCTCACCTATTAAAATAAAAGGCAGAAAAGATTCTTCTTCATGCTATGGTGATCTCTCTATGAGGAGAAAGAAACAGAACCAAACTCTTATATCATCAACCTGGATGTCTATGAACAGCCTATCCAGATCGCCTTCATGG GTTCATGGGTTCAGAGAATATAGGTTAAAGACTACTAAAGCAGTGGGTGTATCAGAGGCAGAGGATGGGAGGGAGAAAGGAAGCAAAAAATCTGGTGAAAATTCTATACCTGATGATGCCTTTGATATGGATGATGAAGAGAGGCAGGCATGGAGGAAAAAAATTAGGGAAGTGATCAGTACGAACCCTGCCATTGATGAAGAGGTAGATCCTGATGAACGTagaaaaaagatgcaaaagctTTTGGCGGATTATCCTCTTGTTGTTGAGGAAGATGACCCCGATTGGCCAGAAGATGCTGATGGTTGGGGTTTCAGCTTAGGTCAATTCTTCAACAAGATTACCATTAAAAATGTCAAGAAGGATGATGATGACAACTATGATAGTGAAAATGAAATTGTGTGGCAAGATGATGATTATATCCGTCCAATTAAGGACATAACATCTGCAGAATGGGAAGAGGCAGTGTTCAAGGACATCAGTCCTTTAGCTGTTCTTGTACATAACCGTTATAAAAG AccaaaggaaaatgaaaagatTAGGAATGAATTGGAGAACGCTGTGCATATCATATGGAACTGCAGGCTACCATCTCCAAGA TGTGTAGCAATTGATGGTGTTAACGAGCTTGGTTTGGTCTCTGCTCTACAAGTCTCTGTTTTCCCAGAGTTCATATTTATTAAAGCAGGGAAAATCTTACATCGCGAGAAAT CAATTCGAACGGCAGATGAGTTGCCAAGAATGATGGCATTCTTTTACTTTGGAGCAGCAATGCCACCCTGTCTTAGTGGCATTAAGAACATTGAAGAAGATATTCCCTCCTATAGTTCGAACATGCG TGGATTAACAGAAGTTACCTTAAATATGAAAGTTGAAGCAAAGATCTGCCGCTCTGCTTCTTTAACCGTTCGAGGCGGTATTATCACCTACATGAGTTGCCTGTTAAGAACTTCTTCCTGGTGTGGATATTCTCATTTCAACAGCACAAAGTTCCCTTCCTAG